From the genome of Chengkuizengella sediminis:
TTAATAATTCATCAATGATTAAAATAGCTTGGCTGCATTTATCTGCAATATACTTATAAGTAAGTTCCTCAACATCATGTTCAGGATAATCAATATTTACTTCAATATGAGCCATCAATTCAATAAGTAATTTTCTTAAATTCACAATTTTATCTGATAATGAACCCTCTACTTGTTTCATGGCAACAGAATAAGCTCGATCCGACTTAGAACGTATAAGATCGATAACTGCTTCAGCTTGTGTTAAATCAATTCTACCGTTTAAAAAAGCCCTTTTAGTAAACTCTCCAGGTTCTGCTAAACGAGCGCCATTTAGCAACAATAATTCCAATGTTTTTTTAACTGCTATTAATCCACCATGACAACTAATTTCAACTACATTTTCTTTTGTAAAAGATCTTGGGGCTAACATCACAGTTAACAAGACCTCATCTACTTTCAGCCCTGTATCTGATTCTTTTATGTACCCATATTGCACAGTATGGGTTTTCATATCAGAAGCTTTCTGTTTTGCATAAAAAATGGTATCAGCAATGGAAACGGCTTCAGGACCACTAATACGAATCATTGCAATACCACCTTCACCAAGCGGTGTTGAAATGGCGGCAATTGTATCGGAAATCATGAACACACCTCTTTATCCCGTAATATTACCTTTTATCAATTTATCATTCACAAATTCACTTTCAAATTATAAAAAAAGATTCCTTTTACTTTCAATTAAAGCTATTTTTAAAATTCTTAAACAAGCTCCAAATGGTAAAAAAGCAATGGCTCATTCAATAAATAATAAGCCATTGCAGAAAATGAATAACCATATTTTAAATCATAAGATAATAATTTCACTTTAATGAAACAACCACGTACCTATTAGGTTCTTTTCCTTCACTTTTAGTATTTATTTTAGGATGGTCCTGCAAATACGTATGGATAATCTTACGATCCTGTGGCGACATTGGTTCAAGAGAAACATCTCTTTTATATCTAATCACTCGGTCAGCAATTTTACCAGCCAATTGCTCAAGTGTCTTCTTCCTTTTTTCGCGAAAATTTTCTGCATCTAGTAAAACTCTATGGTATGAATTAGCATATCGATTTGCAACAATATTAACTAAATACTGTAGTGAATCCAATGTTTGTCCTCTTCTACCAATTAAAATACCGACTTCTGATCCAGTAAGATTAATAAATTTTTCATTATCTTGCCTTTGCCCAATTTCAACGCTGACATCTAACTTCATCTTGTCCACAATATCTTTTAAAAATTCAAAGGCTTCATCAACAACATCAGAAATATACTCTAAATCAACCTTTGCATCCTTAGAACCGATTAAACCTAAAAATCCTTTTGTAGGTTCCTCAATAATATGTACCTTTACTTTGTCTTCAGTTGTGTTTAATTGCGCTAAACCAGATTGAACAGCATCTTCAATCGTTTTACCGGTTACAGAAATTTTTTTCACTTAGAAAGACCTCCCTCTTTTGGAGCCTTACTTTTTTTGTTTCCGTATATAAAATAGGATTGAATAATTGTAAAGATATTACCATACACCCAGTATAAAGGTAAGGCGGATGGGAATGTTAATGCCATTACAAATATTAGTACAGGGAAGATCATCATAATCCCTTGCATACCTGCCATTTGGTTATTCATTTGAGACGACATCATCTTACTTTGAAGATATGTTGTTATTGCCGCTAATATAGGTAAAACATATGGATCTCTTTCACCTAATTGCAACCATAAAAATGTACTGTTACTAATTAAATCATTACGCATGATCGCATTATATAAAGCGATTAGGATCGGCATTTGCACTATAAGTGGTAAACAACCCGCCAATGGATTTATCCCATTTTTTTGGAACAATCTCATGGTTTCTTCCTGTTGCTTTTTCGGATCGGTTTTATATTTTTCTTTTAATTTTTTTATTTCAGGTTGAATTTCTTGCATTTGTTTGGAACTGCGAATCTGTTTTAAAGTAAGTGGTAAAATCAACAATCTTATAATAATCGTTACAATAAGAATAGATATACCATAGTTACTATAAGGAAGATCTGCAAACCAATCTAAAGAAAATGAAAGAGGATGAACAAAATACTTATCCCAAAACCCGTTACTAGGATCTATGGGGTCCTCCATACTACAACCAGCTAGTAAAACTGTTAAAGATAACAATACAAGAAGTAATGGCAAACGACGTGACAAAATTAAATTCCTCCTAACCTACTATCCACATCTTTATAAGTTTCAATATAAACTATATCATAATTTAATCAACAAATAAACAAAACTCAATTCACTTAGAAGCTTAGCTTTATTGATTAATTGGATCTAGAAATGATTAAATACGCTAATCTTTCTTCTAATTTCCTCTAGCTTTTTTCGTTAATATGGACGCTTTACGTAATACATGTAAGATGCTTTTTTCCATTTGATGATATTCCATATGAACAGCTGGTTTTCTAACAATAATAATGAAATCATAACTGGGAGCTACTTTATCTTCGTGATGTCTTACTATTTCTTTAATGACTCTACGCATTCTATTTCTAACTACCGCATTTCCTGTTTTTTTACTTACGGAAATACCTAAGCGAAAATGATGAATTGAATTTTGTTTGTAATAAACCACAAACTGATGATTCGCAATAGATTTTCCATAACGATATATGAAATTAAAATCTTCCTTCTTTTTTAGACGAAATTTATTTTCCATATTAAACGCTCCATATATCATCGTTTCATATTAGATAAGTACTCTAATAGTTAATATTTTTCACACTTCAATCCATATTTAAACTAAAAAGAAAAAAGACCACAGTAAGTGGTCATCTCAAATACTTTACTAAAGCCCTATTTCATTGAGCATAGGTCTTCTACCAGTAAAGTTCATTTACGCACTTAAAATTTTTCTACCCTTTCTACGACGAGCAGTTAAAACTTTGCGTCCATTTTTTGAATTCATTCTTTTACGGAATCCATGTACTTTTTTACGTTTTCTTGTGTTTGGTTGAAAAGTTGGTTTCATTTATCGCACCCCCTTAAGGAATTGCATTTCGCATAATAATCCTTATACATTAAATCATTTTGCTTTCAAAAAGTCAACTTTTATATCCCCTCATTTTTTTCCTCTACTTAATTTATTAACATGTGGGCAAAATAAACGAAATAAAACATATTGGTAATCCAAAAAATAGTACTTGAACATGTGTGTGGATAAAAAATTATCAGATTTAGAAAAATGTCGATTCATCAACAATTAAAGAACAATTTGTCGCTTTGTAAATAAAAAAATATGCACAGGATGTGCACTTGTGGATAATGTTCAGAAATTGATTGAAATATAAAGATTTATTTGCTATGATGAAAATGCTCTATCTTGTGGATATGTAGTAAAAACCATATCATTTATCAACATTCTGTGGATATAGTTGTGAACAACTTATATAATTGTGAATATTTTATCCCTAGAATGGTTTTTTTGTGGGTAAAATAGAATTTTTCGACATAAAAAGATATCTTCTCTTAATAAAATCATAGTAGTTTTTTATCCACAATCAGTTTTTAATACCTAGTAAAAACTGATTACAATATAGACTCGTTTTTCATAAATTAGTAAAAAATCAATACTAATTGAACTCATCAAAATTTTTTTCAACAATTCTTCCATAAAAGATTTTTTTAAAGGTTAAAGGAGTGAATGCATTCATGGAAGATTATCCTGATCAGCTTTGGCAGAAAATTTTATCCATATTACAAACAAAAGTGAGTAAACCTAGTTACGATACTTGGTTAAAATCAACAAAAGTAAAAGTATTTAATGAATCTGTATTGTTGGTTTGCGCACCAAATATGTTTGCAAAGGAGTGGCTGGAAAATCGCTACATAAAACTAATTAGCAATGCGGTTTTTGAAACTACTGGCCGTAAAGTAGAGGTTAAAATAGTGATTGAAGACGAGGAAGTCATTCCTGACGTTATACCAGCGCCGAAAAAAAAGACAAAACAAAAGATTACAACAAATGAAGAGTCTTTACCACCGATGTTAAATGCTAAATATACTTTTGATACGTTTGTCATTGGTTCTGGTAATCGATTTGCACATGCTGCCTCCTTAGCTGTAGCTGAAGCTCCAGCAAAAGCCTATAATCCTTTATTTTTATACGGTGGAGTTGGGTTAGGAAAAACTCATTTAATGCATGCGATTGGACATTATATTATAGAACATCACCCTAAAACCAAGGTATTATATATTTCATCAGAAAAATTTACGAATGAGTTTATTAATGCTATACGTGATAATCGTGGTGAATCTTTTAGAAATAAATATAGAAATATCGATATATTATTAATTGATGATATCCAATTTTTAGCAGGTAAAGAACAAACACAGGAAGAATTTTTCCATACATTTAATGCACTGCATGAGGAATCAAAACAAATTATTATATCTAGTGATCGACCACCTAAAGAAATTCCAACATTAGAAGAAAGACTTCGTTCAAGGTTTGAATGGGGACTTATCACAGATATTCAACCTCCTGATTTAGAAACAAGAATTGCCATACTTAGAAAAAAAGCAAAAGCTGAAAATTTAGATGTGCCAAATGAAGCCATGGTATATATAGCAAGTCAAATTGATACTAACATTAGAGAACTTGAAGGTGCGTTGATACGTGTTGTAGCTTATTCCTCTTTAATAAATGAGGATATATCTGCAGAGTTAGCAAGAAATGCATTAAAAGATATTATACCTTCTAGTCGACCAAGAGTCATTACTGTTGAGGATATTCAAAAAATAACAGGTGCACACTACGGTTTAAATATTGAAGATTTTAAAGCTAGAAAAAGAACAAAATCAGTAGCATTTCCAAGACAAATTGCTATGTATTTGTCAAGAGAACTTACTGACCTATCCCTTCCTAAAATAGGAGAAGCCTTTGGAGGAAGAGATCATACAACCGTAATTCATGCTTATGATAAAATATCAAAATCATTAAAAAATGATCAGGAATTATATAAAGTTGTCCACAATATCACAAGTAAAATTAAAAACCCTTCATAATATCACCAGCCTATGCACAATTTACTCACATGTGAATAGGCTGAAATATTGTACATAAATTAAAGTTATCCACATATTCAGTGTCCCTACTACTTATACTAAAAAAAATATAAAATATAATATTATAGAATACCCGGTTTAAAAAAGTATTCATACAACTAACAAAACTTAATTTATAACCGACTTAAATGATAATAAATAAAGATCAGAAAAATAGTTTGGAGATGGAAATATGGAATTTAAAATTTTAAAAAATAAACTGCATGAGTCCATTCAACATGTTTCAAAAGCAATAACCAACAGAACAACAATCCCCATTTTAAGTGGAATCAAAATTGATGCTCATGATCAAGAAGTTATTTTAACAGCAAGTGATACAGAAATTTCTATTCAAAGTTTCATTCCTAAAGAAGAAAAAGAAATTCAAAATATTGAAATAAAAAAAGAAGGCAGTGTAGTATTACCTGCTAAATTTTTTGTGGAGATTATAAGAAAACTACCAGGTGAATACGTAGAAATTGAAGTGAATTCACAATTTCAAACCATCATTAAATCAGGAACATCTGAACTTCAAATCATTGGTCTTGATCCAGAAGAATATCCAGTACTTCCATCTGTGGAAGAAAACAACTCGATTATGTTAGCAAGTGATCTATTAAAATCCATGATTAAACAAACCTCCTTTGCAATATCAACCAATGAAAGTACACCGATTTTAACAGGGATTTTATGGAGTGTTTCCAATGAAAATTTGAAATTTGTCGCAACGGATCGTCATCGTTTAGCAAGCAGAGAAATTTCAAATCTAGATATGAACTTAGATTTAAATCTTCAAAATATTGTTATTTCAGGAAAAACGCTGAATGAATTAAATAAATTATTACCTGATCAAAATAGTATGATTCACATTGTATTTGCTAATAATCAAGTATTATTTAAAATTGATTCTATATTATTTTATACTCGAATATTAGATGGAATTTATCCAGATACTTCAAAAATCATTCCACAAGTTTTCAAAACGGAAATTACTGTACCAACAAAGATGTTTTTAGAAGCGATAGATCGTGCATATTTATTATCAAAAGAAAATCAAACAAACATTGTTAAAATGATTGTAAAAGATCATGAGGAAATCGAAATTACATCTAGTTTAACTTCTTTAGGTAAAATAACAGAACAAGTAAAAGCGGAAAAAATTGAAGGAGAATTAATACAAATATCCTTTAATTCAAAATATATGCTTGATGCCTTAAAAGTAATTGATAGTGATCATATTCAAATCGGTATTACGGGAACGATGAGTCCAATTATTATTAAACCAAGTGACAATACCAACATGCTTCATTTAATTTTACCTTATCGCACAACAAATTGATAAAGAAAACTCGCTGTTTGGCAAACCTTAGGGGGAGATACACTTATACTTTATTCAATTAAATTTTTGTAGATAATTTAAAGTACTAAAGAACGCTTGAAAGGATAAGTCAAAATGGAAATCATAAAAATTAAAGATGAATATATTACATTAGGACAATTTTTAAAATTAACGAATCATATTTCTACCGGAGGGCAAGCCAAGCCATTTTTACAAGAAAATAGGATATACATCAATGGTTCGCTTGATAATCGAAGAGGTAGAAAAATCGTTCCAGGCGATGAAGTGAAAATCAATGAAACTGGGGATTACAAAGTGACTAATTTGTAACTCAGGGGGAATCTTTTTGTTTTTAAAAAAACTAACTTTAAACAATTATCGCAACTATCAATCTATAGATATCAATCTTGATCATAATATCAATATATTTATAGGTCCAAATGCTCAGGGAAAAACGAATTTACTCGAAGCCATTTACGTTATGGCTTTAACCAAATCACATCGTACAAACACGGACAAAGAATTGATCGGATGGGGATTTGATGAAACATCGATGTATTGTGAGATTGAAAAAAAATACGGAAATAATAAATTAGAAATTCATCTTTCTCAAAAAGGGAAAAAAGTAAAGGTGAATGGACTTGAGCAAAGAAAGCTTAGTGATTTTATTGGGGTGTTAAATGTCGTTATGTTTGCACCTGAAGATTTAGAAATTGTAAAAGGATCACCTAGAATACGTCGTAGATTTATTGATATGGAATTAGGTCAAGTTCACCCTAGTTATATTTATGATTTACAGCAATATCAAAGAATATTAAATCAAAGAAATAATTTATTAAAGCAGCATCATAGTGCAACGGACAAGCATTTAAACGATTTATTAACGATATGGGATCAACAATTCGCCCAGTTCGGTATTAAAATCATCAAAAAACGTCAACACTTTATAACAAAATTACAAATGTGGACTGAACAAATTCATTCAAGTATTACAAACGGGAAGGAGAATTTAAAAGTCATTTACAAACCTTCATTTGAATTTGAACAATTTGATGATGAAACTGTTTTAATTGATCAATTTATGTTAAAGTTAACAAAGATGCGAGAACAGGAATTAAAGAGAGGAATCACCCTAATAGGACCACATCGTGATGATCTTCTTTTTTTAATTAATGATAAAGAGGTTCATACATTCGGATCCCAAGGTCAACAAAGAACAACAGCACTATCCATAAAACTTGCAGAAATTGAGCTCATAAACGAAGAAGTAGGTGAATATCCTCTTCTTCTATTAGACGATGTATTGTCAGAACTTGATCAATATCGTCAAACACAACTTATTGAAACCTTTCAAGACAAAGTTCAAACCTTTATTACTACAACAGGTGTTGAAAGTGTGAATTTATCTAAACTAAATGAAGCCAAACTATTTCATGTGTTAGAAGGCACAGTGACTGTTTAGGATTGGAGTGAAGGGGTTGTTTATTCACCTTGGAGGAGATAAGATTTTAAAGGCATCCGAATTAGTTGCAATATTTGATTTATCCATTGATAAATCATTTGTTGTTTTAGAACCATTTATCAATCATGTTACAGTACAAAATAAGGTTGAAAAGATCTCTAAAGAAAAACCAAAATCACTGATCATTTCAACTACAAAAATATATTATTCACCCATTTCATCTGCCACATTAAAGAAAAGAGCGAATTTTTTACATATTTGATAGATTGTTCAAAAAAAATCCCCACTTTGTCAGCACAGGAAGTGCTGATCCTATATTAGTCACAAGGTTGTGACTGATTTTAAGTAGGGTGCTGAAAACGAAACTTTTTGAACGTTTTTAAGTTGTTTTTTATTCTACACAAGTAGGTGAAGCAAAAATGTCATTGAATCAACCACAAAACAATGCGTATGATGAAAATCAAATTCAAGTACTAGAAGGACTTGAAGCTGTAAGGAAAAGACCTGGGATGTATATCGGTTCAACTGGAGTGAAAGGACTTCACCATTTAGTATGGGAAGTTGTTGATAACAGTATAGATGAAGCTATGGCCGGGTATTGTACAACAATAGATGTTATCGTTAATGAAGATAATAGTATAACTGTAAAGGATAATGGACGAGGTATACCTGTTGGTGAACATCCAAAAATGAAACGTCCGGCATTAGAGGTCGTTATGACGGTACTGCATGCTGGAGGTAAATTTGGTGGAGAAGGATATAAGGTTTCTGGAGGATTACACGGAGTAGGTGTATCCGTAGTGAACGCACTTTCCAAATTAGTGATAGTGCAAGTAAGAAGGGACGGTAAAATACATCAGCAAGAATATCGTTATGGTGCTCCTCAGTATGATTTGAAGATCGTTGGTGAAACAGAAGAAACGGGTACACAAACTACCTTCATACCAGATGACGAAATTTTTAAGGAAACAACAATATACGATTACGATATTTTGCAATCTCGAATTCGTGAACTAGCATTTTTAAACAAAGGCATCGAAATTAATTTGGTAGATAAACGTACTGAAAAAGAAAAGTCTTTCAAATATGAAGGTGGGATCATTTCGTTTGTTGAATATCTAAATCGAAATCGTGAACCTATACATGAACTTCCTATTTACGTTGAAGGAGGAAAAGATCACATTAATGTGGAAATTTCCTTGCAATATAACGATGGTTATAGTGAAAATATTTATTCCTTTGCCAATAATATAAATACACATGAGGGCGGGACACATGAGTCCGGTTTTAAAAGTGCTCTAACTAGAATTTTAAATAACTATGCTAAAAAAAATCAATTGTTGAAAAACAATGAAGCTAATTTCTCTGGTGATGATGTTCGTGAAGGAATCACAGCCATTATCTCCGTGAAAATCCCAGAACCTCAGTTTGAAGGTCAAACTAAAACTAAACTAGGTAACGGTGAGGCAAGAAGTATTGTTGAATCTGTTTTCTCTGAAAAGTTGTCTGAATTTTTAGAAGAAAATCCTTCAATTGCTAAACAAATTATTGAAAAATCACTTCAAGCTGCTAGAGCTAGAGAAGCTGCACGTAAAGCAAGAGAAGCTACGAGAAGAAAAAGTGCATTAGAGGTTAGTTCCTTACCTGGCAAGTTAGCAGATTGCTCCTCTAAAGATGCTTCCATTAGTGAATTATATATCGTCGAGGGAGATTCAGCGGGTGGTTCAGCCAAGCAAGGAAGAGACCGACATTATCAAGCGATACTGCCTTTACGAGGAAAAATACTAAATGTTGAAAAAGCAAGGTTAGATAGAATATTAGGAAATGCAGAAATACGGGCTATTATTACTGCGCTAGGTACAGGGATTGGTGAAGAATTTAATATAGAAAAAGCTAGGTATCATAAAATTATTATTATGACTGATGCCGACGTTGATGGTGCACATATACGCACATTACTATTAACCTTCTTATATCGATATATGAGACCTGTTATAGAATCAGGATACATTTATATCGCACAACCTCCTTTATATAAAATAGAAAAAGGAAAAGTCATTCAATATGCATATAATGAAACTCAGAAGAATGAGATCATTGAGAAATTAAGTGGTAAAGTAAACATTCAACGTTACAAAGGTCTTGGCGAGATGGATGCTGGACAATTGTGGGAAACAACCATGGATCCTGAAAGTCGAACATTATTGCAAGTAACCATCGAAGATGCGATGGATGCCGACGCTATATTTGATACATTAATGGGAGACAATGTAGAACCAAGAAGAGATTTTATACAACAACATGCTAAATATGTTAGTAATATAGATATCTAATTAGGAAGTTATGGTGAGAACATGGCTGATGAAATACGTTCAAATGTAGAAAATAGGGATATTCGTACAGAAATGCAATCCTCTTTTATGGATTATGCTATGAGTATTATTGTAAGCCGCGCATTACCAGATGTAAGGGATGGTTTAAAACCTGTTCATAGGAGAATATTATATGCAATGTCTGAGCTGGGGATGTCACCTGACAAACCATTTAAAAAGTCAGCACGTATTGTTGGTGAGGTTTTAGGTAAATACCATCCACATGGAGATTCCGCTGTTTATGAAACAATGGTAAGGATGGCACAGGACTTTTCACTTCGCTATATGTTAATTGAAGGACATGGAAACTTTGGTTCGATTGATGGAGATTCCGCTGCAGCTCAACGTTATACGGAAGCGCGCCTTTCAAAAATAGCGATGGAAATGTTAAGAGATATTAATAAAGAAACCGTTGATTATGCAGATAATTATGATGGTGAAGAAAAAGAACCCGTTGTTTTACCAGCACGTTTTCCAAATTTATTAGTAAATGGAGTTTCAGGAATTGCTGTAGGAATGGCTACTAATATTCCACCTCATAACCTTGGAGAAGTCATTGATGGTGTGTTGGAGTTAATTAAAAACCCGGATCTAACTCCAATTGATTTAATGGAGTATATCAGTGGACCAGATTTTCCAACAGGTGGTTATATTTTAGGAAGACAGGGGATTAGACAAGCTTATACTACAGGTCGTGGTTCAGTTACCATGAGAGCTAAAGCAGAAATTGAAGAGAATGAGTCTACAAACAAAGCAAAAATTATTGTTAATGAATTACCGTATCAGGTGATAAAAGCAAGATTGATAGAAAAAATTGCAGAATTAGTTAGAGACAAAAAAATTGAAGGTATTACTGATCTTAGAGATGAATCAGATCGAAATGGAATGAGGATCGTAATTGAACTTCGTAGGGATTCAAATCCTCATGTTATTCTCAATAACTTATACAAACAAACATCTATGCAAATCAATTTTGGTGTAAATATGTTGGCTTTAGTTAATGGTGAACCTAAAGTATTAAACATAAAAGATATTTTGCATCACTATATTCAACATCAAATCGAAGTAATTGAAAGACGTACTCAATTTGATTTAAAGAAAGCAGAAGCAAGAGCACATATTTTAGAAGGATTACGAATTGCATTAGATCATTTAGACAAAGTGATTGCATTGATTCGTGCCTCTAGAACAACAGAAGAAGCTAGAGAAGGGTTAATGAATCAATTTGATTTGAGTCATGAACAATCTCAAGCCATTTTGGATATGCGTCTCCAACGTTTAACAGGCTTAGAAAGAGATAAAATTGAAGACGAGTATCAGGAACTATTAAAGAAAATTGCAGAATTACGTGCGATATTAGCTGATGAGCAATTAGTATTAAACATTATTAGAGAAGAATTACTAGAAATTAAAAATAAATTTGGAGATGAAAGACGCTCTGAGATTACAGCTGGTGATTTAGATATTTTAGATGAAGATCTAATCCCACAAGAAGATGTTCTTATTTCCATTTCACATACTGGTTACATTAAACGTATACCTGTTACAACATATCGAAGTCAAAAACGTGGCGGTAGAGGTGTTATTGGGATGGGAACTAAGGATGATGATTTTGTTGAACATCTGTTTGTAACCAACACCCACCATTATTTAATGTTCTTTACGAATAAAGGAAAAGTATATCGTTTGAAGGGTTATGAAATTCCTGAACAAAGTAGGACATCTAAAGGGACACCGATCATTAATCTAATGCAAATCGAACCAGGGGAATATGTGAATGCTGTATTTCCGATTGAAAGCTTTGAAAGTGAACATAACCTTTTCTTTGCTACGAAGAAAGGAATTGTAAAGAAAACGAGTATTCAAGAATATAAAAATATTCGAAAAGGTGGGCTTATCGCTATTACCATTCGTGAAGACGATGAACTAATCGGAGTAAAACTTACGGATGGGAATCAAGAGATTATAATGGGAACTCAGCAAGGAATGTCCATTCGATTCTCTGAAAAAGATGTTCGTACTATGGGGCGTTCAGCTTCAGGTGTAAAGGGAATAACGATTTCGGAAAATGATCAAGTCATTGATATGGATGTTGTAGATGACGACAATGATGTATTGATTGTCACAGCAAAAGGTTACGGTAAAAGAACTCCAATGTCTGAATATCGATCTCAGACTAGAGGTGGTAAAGGTATAAAAACAATCAATGTAACCGACAAAAATGGTTCGGTGGTTGGTTTAAAAATTGTTCACAATGATGAGGATTTAATGATTATCACTTCTCTTGGTACCATCATACGTACAAGCATGTCTGAGATTTCAACAATGGGTAGGAACACTCAAGGTGTTAGATTGATTAATATCAGAGAAGAAGACCAAGTAGCTACGGTAACTCAGGTCGAAAAAAGTGAAGAAAATGAAGAAACTGAAGAAACTGATGGAGTTGATTCAGAAGCAACGGAATAAAGGTTTTTATATACCTTAAGAAGTTTAAACCAAGGACAGAATATTTATTTATTCTGTCCTTAAATTCAGTTAAGGGGTGGTGATTTTAATGAAAAGAGTAGGTGTATCGCAAATACAAAAGGGAGATCAATTAGTAGAAGATGTGACTACAATGCTAGGTGGAACTTTATTTCATAAGGGGACTATTTTACGAGATAGAGAGATTGAGATTTTAACTGCATTTTTAGTTAATAACGTGGTTGTAGAGATGGAACAAGACGAAGAGATAAACGATGAGAAATTATCCATACTCAATAATGATTTGACAAATGAATATCAAGAGGTATTTTCTTTTATTAAAAAAGTATTTTTGAATGTTCACTCTGACAATATACCTTTATTGGAAGTGCGCACAAAGTTAGAATCACTCATTTCCCTAATTCATCAATATGATATTTTATTATTTGCACCACCAATAACAGATTCTAAAGATTATTATATTCATAAAAGCATCAAAGTAAGTATGACTTCTTATTTACTAGCTAAATGGAGTAATCTACCTCAAAAAGACTGGATTCAAGTTAGTATCTCGGGGTTACTACATGATATAGGAAACACGAAAATTGATCCTGATATATTACATAAGTCTGAAAGATTAAACTCCGAGGAGATTCAAGAAATTAAAAAACATACTATTCATGGATATCATATACTTAAAGATGTAACGGGGATTAATGAAGGAGTAAAATTAGCAGCCCTTCAGCATCACGAAAAAAGTGATGGTAGCGGGTATCCGTTGGGTTCTGATAAAAACAAAATACATCTATATGCGAAAATTGTAGCTGTAGCAGATATATTTCATGC
Proteins encoded in this window:
- a CDS encoding HD-GYP domain-containing protein gives rise to the protein MKRVGVSQIQKGDQLVEDVTTMLGGTLFHKGTILRDREIEILTAFLVNNVVVEMEQDEEINDEKLSILNNDLTNEYQEVFSFIKKVFLNVHSDNIPLLEVRTKLESLISLIHQYDILLFAPPITDSKDYYIHKSIKVSMTSYLLAKWSNLPQKDWIQVSISGLLHDIGNTKIDPDILHKSERLNSEEIQEIKKHTIHGYHILKDVTGINEGVKLAALQHHEKSDGSGYPLGSDKNKIHLYAKIVAVADIFHAMTSNKNYKEKISPYLALEEIQKQSFGKLEPSIVHTFIKKLTEFQNGSIVKLNNNMIGEIVFFDQNNPTRPWVNVEGQIINLDQERDLYIEQYLKKNK